Genomic window (Nicotiana sylvestris chromosome 7, ASM39365v2, whole genome shotgun sequence):
TTTTGTTTGCCAGACTTCCCACCACTTGATTTCTCTTTTCCCTTAGACTTGACTAACGCATCCTTATCAAACATTGAGGGCTCACTCACAACATCCTTCAACTTGGAACTAGGGGTTGGAACTTTCTGTACTGAAGCAGGCTGCTTCTTTTTCTGGGACCGTCTTaccaaggaaccaggttcctctggTATTTCCTCTTCCACTTCTACTACAGGGACTACTTTATCACATACTggcacattatctttcaccaaTCTCCTCCTTTGCTTCTTACTACTTTTTCTGCTCTTTTGAAGGGCAGAGTCGTAGGCCATCTTAGCTTGCAACCTGGTAGTAGGTCACTTGGTGGAAGACTTAGGAGTGGACACCACCCTTTTCTTGACTATGAATGAATCAAAAGCCAAGTTGTCTAAATCCTCCTCATCGCTGGACCTCATCTCAGGTGCTTGAATGTCCAAAGGCGCAACAGCAAATACAGGAGTAGAACTGTTCTGGGAATGAGAACCCTGACTTGGGTCCTCCGGAGAGGGGTCAGGTTCCTCATGTGAGGGCCCAGTAGTTTCTGCTAGTGTAGCGCCCTCAACAGTCACTATGGTTCCTTCTTACCCAATACCTTGTACCTCGTTTCTTTGAGAAATTATCTCATGCAGGACACCGTCAGCAGATACCACAAAGATGGTTACAACATTTTCCTCAATCGGCACCACTGCTACCATAGAATCTGTAGCAATAATGGCAGAACCCTCTGCGACCTTAGGGatttgaccttgttctccacttgTTCTTTGATTAGTGGGAACCTCAGAAGATAGAGAGGACGGATCAACAATTTTAGGGGTTTCTGAAATGGAGAGAGACGGGGAATCTGTGTGAGGTGTGATTTTAGAGTGGAGAGTAAGAGTGGTTATAGAAGAGTCAGTGGGGACGGAGGACTCCATAGGTTTTTCAGTATCAGGGATGACTGAGGCAGGGATGACGGAGTTTGTATCAGCCATTGAAAAGATGGAGTGAAGGTACTTTCGGAAGTTCTAATGGAGGACTTATAGTTTGTAGAGAAAAGAGGAGGGTTTTATTAAGAATGGATAATTATGAAAAGAGCAATAGGGACCGGTTCTGAAATGGCGATCGTGCGTGGAGAAGTGCAATATTTTAGAGGGAGATGGAACGATTTGAAGTGAAGAGACGCGACAGCAGGGTCTGAAAAGGTAGATGACACGACAGTTGAGTTTTGTACCTTTTTAAGACATGTATTAAAGAATGCACAGAACCACTAACCTTTGGTataagaaccaggttcttgacctgtTATTTGAAAGTATCAATCCTCTTTTATCGTCCATGCACTGCATCTACAGCTTCTATGCTCATCATGCATGATTACCTACAAcagtattgaagtgagttagtcttgtccagaaaacactttagctagttttacctgaaggtgattttcatagccaaaTGATGAGGAATCAGGTTCCCAATTAGGTTTTAAAAGCCCAAGCTTCACcctgtttctttcaaaatgttccctacttaatgctttggtgaagatatctgcaatttggtcttttgtgctgcagaacttcatacagatcaaccctttctccacattgtccctcagaaagtgatgcctcacatcaatatgcttggtccttttgtgttgaactggattcttggccatgttgagtgcactggtgttatcaCATAGAAGGGGCACATGCTTAGTAAGTACCCCAAAATCCTCCAGTTGCTGCTTAATCCATAGAAGTTGAGCACAACAGGATGCTGCAACTACATATTCTATTTCAGCTGTTCAaagagccactgagttttgcttccttttaccccaagagatgagacatgaacctaggaagtgagccattccagaagtgcttttcctgtccacaaAATAACCTGCATAGTCTGCATCAGCATATCCAATGAGATTAAAACTTTCACCTAAGGGATAATAAAGGaccaggtcctgtgttccttTAATGTATCTCAgaattcttttggcagccttcaaatgagattccttagaatttgattgaaaccttgcacatagcccCACACTGAAGACAATATCAGGTCTGTTGGTAgtgagatagagaagagacccaataatgcctctatagaTGGTTTGATTCATAGGGgatccagtttcatccatgtccagtcgagtagcCGTAGCAATGagagtgtctatcacctttgatgcttctaTGTCgaacctcttcaagagctccctgatgtatttttgctgacaaataAATGTTCCCTTTGAGGACTCTTTTACTTGAAGGCCCAAGAAGAagttcagttcccccatcatgctcatttcaaactcacttcccatgagttttgtaaattcttcacacagagaatCAGCTGTTGTCGCAAatatgatatcatcaacatagacctgaacaatgagcaggttccttccccaTTTCCTTAGGAAcaaggtgttgtcaattttctctcttttaagaccattttctaagaggaactttgatagcctttcataccaagctcgaggagcctgcttcaacccatacaatactttgtccagtttaaacacatattcaaggtgttcatgacattcaaaccctggaggttgcttcacatagacttctttcttaagaagtccattcaaaaatgcacttttgacatccatttggaacaaggtgaatttcatatgagatgcaaaagcaaTTAtaattctaatagcttccatgcgagcgaccggagcaaacgtttcatcataatcaatcccttcctcatgattgtagccttgaaccactagcctGGACTTGTTCCTTATGGtgtttccatgttcatcaagcttgttcctgaatacccacttggttcctataatggttcgatctgagggtctaggtaccaggtgccagacattgttcctttcaaactgatgtaaCTCATCTTGCATGGTTGTAATCCAGTCTGCATCTTTCACGGCTTCCTTaatatttttgggttctatttgtgagagaaaggctgagaaggcaagtgaatttctggcttttgacctggtttgtactccggaatctagaggggtaattatgttgtcaagagggTGAGAGATTTTGTGTTTTCAGTTAGACATCTGAGGTTCATTTGTAGAGGATGTGGGTACATTTAATTGGTTTTCTTGTGTTCTTCTCTCAGGTACTAGTAGAGTACCCTGAattgcatcaaccactctttcaaAAGCTTCAATGGTTGTAATTGAAGTACCTGGTTCCATTGAAGAAGAGGCAGTATTATCTTCACTCGACTCTTTTACTTGGCTCATCATATCTgtctttccatttgtcatgtcaatgacttcaccaggGACCAGTAAGAGTTCTCCATCTTGATCCTCTTCAGCGCTCTTCTCACAGGATGGATAGgactcatcaaaaataacatgaacacttttctcaacacattgagtctgcttgttgtatatcttgtacgctttgctttgagaagagtagcccagaaatattccttcatcactcttggcatcaaatttaccaagctgatccttcccattattgagaacatagcatttgcacccaaattttcttaggtgagtcagcttgggtttccttccattcagcaactcatatggggttttgttcaggagtgatctgatcatgcacttgttcaccaagtagcaggcagtgttgatcGCTTCAGCCCAtaagttctttgcaattccactgtcgattagcattgttctttccatttcttcaagggtcctgttcttcctttccacaactccattttgctggggGGTTCTgagagctgagaagttgtgagtgatgccattttcattgcagaatGCATCAAATCtagcattgtcaaattctgttccatgatctgatctaatgcatgcgACTCTAGATTCCATCTTCACCTAAACTTTCTTCACAAAGGCCATAAACACCTCAAAGGTTTCACCTTTAGTTCtaagaaacagagtccatgtAAATCTAGAGTAGTCATCCTCTATCAcaaaaaatgtatctttttcctcccctATTTTGCACTCTCATAGGGACACATAGGTCCATATGCAGAAGTTCGAGTGACTTTGAGGAGCTCACATCccttttagacttaaaagaggacttcacatgttttcctctaaCACAGGCATTATAAACTTTCTGCACCTTGTACTTTGACAtgggcagaccatggaccaggtccttataaattagtttgttcagaagagagAAACTTGCATGCCCCAATCTTCTGTGCCagagttcagcatcatcatcaacagctttcagacaactcaaattaccactttgtaaggactcgaaatcagcaacatagatgttcttgaatctcttggccacaagtaccactttaccagttaccagattagtaactgtacatatcttggacaagaattccaccttgttttcTTTATCATAGATctgagagacactcaagagactttacttaagaccattgacatagtacacatttttaATAGAATGAATGAGTGATTTCCCGACTTTTCCAACTctaagaatgtacccctttttcccattgccaaatgatacactccctccttgcaatACTTTTAGTGATAGAAAGTccatggtgttcccagtcatgtgctttgaacaccgactatccatgaaccattgttgatcgctttctttcattgttccCTGCACAAGAAGATTAAGAGTTAAttttaggaacccaagcaagtttgggtcccttgtaatagGCAAGAGGAcgaataagagctctcttagtccatgccggtaatatgcattttttgtgagtggaacctggCCCCTCTTTAGTAGTTACATTTCCAGCAACTATTCTATTTTTCTAAATGAACTGGACCATGGCTTGACAATTTTCCTTGAAATGTCCATTGTTTCCACAGTGGGTACACAACCAGTTTTCGGGTACAGTCACATATTTGCTATGTGGGTTGTAAggggttttctccctttggaaccctattccctgcctgtttccaccATTATTAGTGTATATGGCAGTGAGagcttctgaggaccaggtccactttagggacttttcaagatAATGTTTTACTCTTTCCAGTTCATTCTGGAGGTGCTTGTTTTTCTTAGTTTCAACACACAACCTAGTTCTCACAGCTTTCAACTcgttttcaagcctaatgtgttcctcactggctatctctttttcttttctagtaTTTTCAGGTTTAGACTCAATTTCTAGTCCATCTATTGTTTCCCTTAGGTTTGCAACTACTACCAAGAGATCAtctctttcttcctcaatttcagTCACTCTTTTCACTAGGGCCTCCTTTCTCTACTGAAGTTCTCAATAGTTTCCTTATGGTCAACAACTACCACCATTAAGTCATCTCTTTCATGCTCTAAGTTGGCAATCTTTTTGGTTAagacatcttcttcttttttcaactCACAAATGGTTTCCTTCAGATCCACTACACACACTACCAAATCATCTCTAGTTTATTCAGCTTCCCATAGTTCTAAGATCAAGAAATCCTTATCCTCCAAAAGGttatgataggcatcaatcaatACATTATCTAAAGACATAAGtttcttagaagagtaggatttcatatttctttgaacatccctgaaatttacctcactattgtcatcgtcttcatcatcatctgattgggcTATCAAAGCAAAAGTTGAATCATATTCATTTTCCTCGCTTTCAACTACTATCATGGAGCTATCACCAGTATCAgtttcatcttcagactcactGGAGGAGTCCCCACATGCTGCAAGAGCCTGTTTTACCACATTGTCAACAGATCTCTTTCTTTTGAAGTCCTTGtcaggaaccgggttcctcttaGCTATTTTCTCAGGGTTGTATTTGGAGAATTCTTGCTTTAGGAGAGGACAATCTTTGAAGAAGTGCCCAAgctttccacacttatgacagTGATCATAGTTTTTTTGTTTGCTAGAGCTGCCCCTTTTTAGCAttcctccatttcttctgaccatcttcttaaatcttttggttaagtaagccatgttACTAtcctcctcacttgagtcattgctatcagctttgagtaccaggtaCTTTTTTTTTGTTCTCTTCTTTCACCATCTATCTTCCTCCTCATCTCGTAGGTTTTCAGATTTCTATCCAGCTTATCTATGGTCAGCTCCTATAGGTCCTTTACTTCAGTAATAGCGTTTATCTTGCTTTCCCAAGAGCTACAAAGGATACTGAGGATTTTCCTTACTAGCTTGTTCCTAGGAATggtttcaccaagtgagtgtaactcatttatgatggaagtgaatcttgtgtgcatatcttgaatagattcatcgtccttcatcctgaagagttcatactcggtagtgagcaTATCGATTTTAGATTGCTTTACTTTGGTGGTTCCCTCATGAGCTGTTcgcaaagcttcccatatctccttagcagtaTCACAAGCAGAGATTCTATTGTATTCAtcaggtcctattccacataCAAAAATCTTCTTTGCACAAAAATTCTTCTCCACAACTTTCCTATCTGCGTCGGTGTATTCTTTTCTAGTTTTTGGCATTAAGAATGGAATTTCTTCAAGTACCTTTGTTAGGACGTAAGGGCCGTCACATATGACATCCCATAACACAGAATCCTCAGCTATGATAAAATCGTGCATTCTTGTattccaccacccatagtattttCCATTGAACCTAGGTGGTCTGTATGTAAATTgatcttcttcaaaatttggtggagcagccatacggatccttcctaggtgttagcctgataggaggaacctgctctaataccaattgttagtttatatgagtccaccaaatagtagagtacctggtcctctatgagttttTACTGAGAATACTAATGACATAGTAAGTAAATAAGACATGGGATTTtaacgtggaaaaatcccaactcaaggggacaaaaaccatgacctacacttgtaggattttaacttcactaacttacaaacacttattacaagccactttgtaatgactccattacaaagacttcaactcaaataacttgtgatactcttaccacaagccactttgtcactctctagttacaaaggctttaacttatgactaactctagtcacaacacaaactcagagagtttatggtttttacaagagggttcctaatcaaagcttctagctaagcaatttaggagtTACAATAAGAATAataacaaagttacaactcaactaaggacaacaaaatactagatttaggaactggtctatagtagcgtttaactttgttcttcaagctcttgaGAATGAAGTTCACTGTTTTGTAGAAGGCTTGAatgaattctcaagtgttcaagtgatgttttgatataaactcCTTGTTAatacaccttgatgacatcacttgaatgatgtaagcactttagttggtcaaagGATACGTGACCACTGGAAACAGTGCAGTGCATGCAATCACGTcgcttccagctgtgtccaattgaccaTGTACTActatgagggaaccacaagggtatcaggtgCTTGTTTGGTTCTCTATCTCCTGAAGCTATAGCAGTTCACATTTAGCTGGAATCCGCTAACTTGTAATGTagcccaagtgtgtcaggttctcTATTTGGtccttgacagtaagtttgttagatcaccaaaacataaggcaaagacattgaaaacccatcaaagttagaacttctttttctttttcaaaattaccTATGATCTCATTTAAATCAACCACACagaccaccagatcatctctagattgttcagcaTCTCCTAGCTCTATGGTCAGGGCATCCTTATCATTAACAAGACTATAATATGCACCAATTAAAACATTTGCTAAAGACATCAATTTCTTAGAAGAGTAGGACTTCAggtttctctgaacatccctgaaatttacctcatcattgtcatcatcttcatcatcatcgGACTGATCCATCAATGCAAACAATGAATCATATTCCTTTGCTTCATTTTCCACTACCATCATGGAACTATTTCCTGCATCTGGTCCCCCTTCTGATTTACCggaggagtctccccatgcagcaagagATTGCTTCACAACATTGTCAGCTACACTTTTTTGACTGAATCGTTTGTCAAGAACCGGGTTTCTTTTTGCTGCTTTGTCAGAGTTGTGTTTGTAATGCTCCTATTTCAGAAGTagacagtctttgatgaaattcCCTAGTTTTCCGCACTTGTGACAGAGATCATAGTTCCTTGGTTTACTTGAACTGTCCCTCTTAGGTGtaccaccatttcttcgaaccatcttttgaaatcttttagTGAGATAGGACATATCACTTTCTTCTTCACTTAAGTCATTGTTTTCATCCTTGAGCACCAGGTTCTTCTCCTTTTTTGGCTCTCTTCTTttactgtctttctttcttttcatctcgtatgtcttcagatttccaatcagctcatccatggttagagtttgtaaatctttagcttcagtgataACATTTACCTTACTCTCCCAAGAGCTAGGTAGAACACTGAGAACCTtacttacaagcttgtttctaggaataatttctccaagtgaatgaagctcatttatgatagatgtgaatctagtgtgcatgtcttgtatagactcatcatcTTTCATACTAAAAAGCTCATACTCGgtggtgagcatgtcaatcttggactgtttaacctgagtagttccttcatGTGCCGTTTGCAATGCTTCCTATATTTCCTTGGTAGATTGACAGGCTGAGATTCtattgtactcatcaggtccCATACCACATACcaaaattttcttggcacgaaagtTCTCCTCAACAACTTTTCTATCAATATCATTGTATTCTTTTCTGGTTTTCGGCACCATTGGTCCAGATTCTCCAACCTTcttcataggaacatgtggaccatcacagaTGATGTACCACAGCTCGGAGTCTTCTACCATTATAAAATCATGTATACGAGTCTTCCGCCAGCCGTAATACTGACCATTGAATctaggaggtctgtaggttgattgtccttcctcaaagttaGGTGGAGAAGCCATTGAAATCCTTTCTAGGTGTTGACCTTTTAGAAaaaacccgctctgataccaattgatggttTATATGGGTCCACCAACTATATAGAGACCTGGTCCTATATCAGCTCCCTCAGTG
Coding sequences:
- the LOC138873103 gene encoding uncharacterized protein translates to MAAPPNFEEDQFTYRPPRFNGKYYGWWNTRMHDFIIAEDSVLWDVICDGPYVLTKVLEEIPFLMPKTRKEYTDADRKVVEKNFCAKKIFVCGIGPDEYNRISACDTAKEIWEALRTAHEGTTKVKQSKIDMLTTEYELFRMKDDESIQDMHTRFTSIINELHSLGETIPRNKLVRKILSILCSSWESKINAITEVKDL
- the LOC138873104 gene encoding structural maintenance of chromosomes protein 3-like; this translates as MASPPNFEEGQSTYRPPRFNGQYYGWRKTRIHDFIMVEDSELWYIICDGPHVPMKKVGESGPMVPKTRKEYNDIDRKVVEENFRAKKILEALQTAHEGTTQVKQSKIDMLTTEYELFSMKDDESIQDMHTRFTSIINELHSLGEIIPRNKLVSKVLSVLPSSWESKVNVITEAKDLQTLTMDELIGNLKTYEMKRKKDSKRREPKKEKNLVLKDENNDLSEEESDMSYLTKRFQKMEHYKHNSDKAAKRNPVLDKRFSQKSVADNVVKQSLAAWGDSSGKSEGGPDAGNSSMMVVENEAKEYDSLFALMDQSDDDEDDDNDEVNFRDVQRNLKSYSSKKLMSLANVLIGAYYSLVNDKDALTIELGDAEQSRDDLVVCVVDLNEIIGPNREPDTLGLHYKLADSS
- the LOC138873102 gene encoding uncharacterized mitochondrial protein AtMg00810-like: MQDELHQFERNNVWHLVPRPSDRTIIGTKWVFRNKLDEHGNTIRNKSRLVVQGYNHEEGIDYDETFAPVARMEAIRIIIAFASHMKFTLFQMDVKTDSLCEEFTKLMGSEFEMSMMGELNFFLGLQVKESSKGTFICQQKYIRELLKRFDIEASKVIDTLIATATRLDMDETGSPMNQTIYRGIIGSLLYLTTNRPDIVFSVGLCARFQSNSKESHLKAAKRILRYIKGTQDLVLYYPLGESFNLIGYADADYAGYFVDRKSTSGMAHFLGSCLISWDIFTKALSREHFERNRVKLGLLKPNWEPDSSSFGYENHLQVIMHDEHRSCRCSAWTIKED